One Streptomyces drozdowiczii DNA segment encodes these proteins:
- a CDS encoding FecCD family ABC transporter permease — MNVLKFHFERRTAVLVAVLAALMLGLGLLGLCYGAQWAPPGKVFAVLTGSEHSVVIRDWRLPRVLAGLVFGAALGVSGALFQNLTRNPMGSPDVIGLDAGAYTGALVALTVLSGTSAQLAVGSVIGGLVVAAAIYLLSLETGFSGLRLVVIGIAVNAMVTAINSWIVLRADLEVAIAAVGWSAGSLNGVGWDDLGIPFTVIAVLLALMTTRAHAMHQAALGDPIAVTTGVGLDRLRLLMVLVGVGCTATVTAVAGPIAFIALAAPQIGRRLAGAAGIPLLPAALTGAVLLQGADLLAQMLLAPVALPVGVVSTAIGGCYLIWLLTKEVRRA, encoded by the coding sequence GTGAACGTGCTGAAATTCCACTTCGAACGGCGCACGGCGGTACTCGTCGCCGTACTGGCCGCCCTGATGCTGGGGCTCGGTCTGCTCGGACTGTGCTACGGGGCGCAATGGGCGCCGCCCGGCAAGGTGTTCGCCGTCCTCACCGGCTCCGAGCACTCCGTGGTGATCCGGGACTGGCGGCTGCCGCGCGTGCTGGCCGGCCTGGTCTTCGGCGCCGCGCTCGGCGTCTCCGGCGCCCTCTTCCAGAACCTCACCCGCAACCCCATGGGCAGCCCCGACGTCATCGGACTGGACGCCGGCGCCTACACCGGCGCCCTGGTCGCCCTCACCGTGCTCTCCGGGACCTCCGCGCAGCTCGCCGTCGGCTCCGTGATCGGCGGACTCGTCGTCGCGGCCGCCATCTACCTGCTGTCGCTCGAAACCGGCTTCTCCGGCCTCCGGCTCGTCGTCATCGGTATCGCCGTCAACGCGATGGTCACCGCGATCAACTCGTGGATCGTGCTCCGCGCCGACCTGGAGGTGGCGATCGCCGCCGTCGGCTGGAGCGCGGGCTCGCTCAACGGCGTGGGCTGGGACGACCTCGGCATCCCGTTCACCGTGATCGCCGTCCTGCTGGCCCTCATGACCACCCGGGCCCACGCCATGCACCAGGCCGCACTCGGCGACCCGATCGCCGTGACCACCGGCGTCGGACTCGACCGGCTGCGGCTGCTCATGGTCCTGGTCGGCGTCGGCTGCACCGCCACGGTGACCGCCGTGGCCGGGCCCATCGCGTTCATCGCGCTGGCCGCGCCGCAGATCGGCCGCCGGCTCGCGGGCGCGGCCGGCATCCCGCTGCTCCCCGCCGCGCTGACCGGGGCGGTCCTGCTCCAGGGCGCGGACCTGCTGGCGCAGATGCTGCTGGCCCCGGTGGCGCTGCCCGTGGGCGTCGTGAGCACCGCGATCGGCGGTTGCTATCTGATCTGGCTGCTGACCAAGGAGGTGAGGCGCGCGTGA
- a CDS encoding ABC transporter ATP-binding protein: MTARLTAREITLRYGDRVVSTRLTLDIPDGAFTAIVGPNACGKSTLLNALVRLLKPHAGQVEFDGREVGLFGTKALAKQLGFLPQDPTAPEDIKVRQLVARGRFPHQSLLALWSDGDQEAVDGAMAAAGVADLADRPVQELSGGQRQRVWMAMVLAQQTPYMLLDEPTSFLDITHQYQLLGLLAKLRNEGRTVVAVLHDINQACRFADHLVAMKAGEVVAEGDPADIVDATLIKDVFDLPSVVVPDPVTGTPMVVPTLQGE, encoded by the coding sequence GTGACCGCACGCCTGACGGCGCGGGAGATCACCCTGCGCTACGGAGACCGCGTCGTGTCCACACGGCTCACCCTCGACATACCCGACGGCGCGTTCACCGCCATCGTCGGGCCCAACGCCTGCGGAAAATCAACCCTGTTGAACGCGCTCGTACGGCTGCTCAAACCGCACGCCGGACAGGTGGAGTTCGACGGCCGCGAGGTCGGCTTGTTCGGCACCAAGGCGCTGGCCAAGCAGCTCGGCTTCCTGCCCCAGGACCCGACCGCGCCGGAGGACATCAAGGTCCGCCAGCTCGTGGCCCGGGGCCGCTTCCCGCACCAGTCCCTGCTGGCCCTGTGGTCGGACGGCGACCAGGAGGCCGTCGACGGGGCGATGGCCGCCGCCGGCGTCGCGGACCTGGCCGACCGGCCCGTACAGGAGCTCTCCGGCGGGCAGCGGCAACGCGTCTGGATGGCGATGGTGCTCGCCCAGCAGACGCCCTACATGCTGCTGGACGAACCCACCTCGTTCCTCGACATCACCCACCAGTACCAACTGCTCGGCCTGCTCGCCAAGCTGCGCAACGAGGGCCGCACCGTCGTCGCGGTCCTGCACGACATCAACCAGGCATGCCGGTTCGCCGACCACCTGGTGGCCATGAAGGCCGGCGAGGTGGTCGCCGAGGGCGACCCCGCGGACATCGTGGACGCCACGCTGATCAAGGACGTCTTCGACCTCCCCAGCGTCGTCGTCCCGGACCCCGTGACCGGCACTCCGATGGTCGTACCCACACTGCAAGGAGAGTAA